The Paenibacillus sp. RC334 nucleotide sequence AGCTGGCGGCGCGTCTTGCGCTGTTGGCTAACGGGTGGACCATCCACACGTCGGAAACAGCGGAAGCTTACGACGTATTAGCGACGGAGCCACTTACGGGCCGCCACGTTAAGATCCAAGTCAAGACGGTGCGTCGACGTTCGGATCGCGAGCGCAGTGACGGAATCGCGGACCTCGTAGTTTACGCGAAGAAAGGCAACGGCACGACGTACGATCGAGCCGACGCTGACTATATCGTTGGCGTGTGGGCGGTCGATGGCGAGACTCCGCGTGTGTTCATGTTCGAGAACCGATGCCTGAGCGAGTATTGGTGCAGCGAGGCACGGGCGTCCGAGCGTTGGGTCGAGTTGTCCATCGCGTTGAATCGGAATCTTGACGAACCCGAGCCGGACGCGCCAGCGTTAGCACTCGTAGCTTAGTCGTAGTTTACGGAAGATTACGCAAGTCCAATAAAACGCGGGCCAACGAGCCCCTAAAGGAGACCGATTAAATGGCGAAATTGAACGTAACTGTACCGGCTGTGGACGTAGAGGTAAATGGCGTTAAGTACCGTAAAGTCGACCGTGACGCGCAAGTTGGCGATATCATCCGATACGACGACGAGGATGACTACGTTACGAAAGGCGCATTTTACGCGGTGACAGAGATTGACGGTTGCGGTGACCCGCAAATTGAAGATAACGACGGTGACAACCACGACCTTTGCGGCGAAGAGTTCAAAGTGTATGCGAAAGTATCGGAGATCGGCACTGCCTATCGCGAGGTTAAACGTTACGCCAAAGTAGGCGAACGTATCCGTATCATCGATAGAATGCGAGCGTCCGATCCGTACGATAATGGCGCTGAGCTTACGGTAGCTGAGGCCGATCCGAAGGATGGGCGCGTGTGGGCGGTTATTAATGGGGAGCGTGCGGTCATTGCTCATCGGGAGTACGTCGTGCTTGAACCCGTAACAGCCGAGGAACCCGCACCTAGATGGCTGACCGTTGGGGATTACGCTAAGATCACGGGCGAGATTCGCGGGCACGGATTTAAAATCGGCGAGATCGTAAAAATCGTAGAGGACGACGAGTCTGAGTTCCTTCCGTACCGGGGCGAAACCGCTGACGATCGTGGCGTATCCGGGGACTGGTTCGGTCCGGACGAGTACGAGCCCGCAACAGAAGCGGAGTTCCTGGCGCAAACTCGACTAAAGGTCGGAGATCACGTGAAAGCTACATCCGGAAATGGCTTCGCAATTATCGGCGGGATTTACGTAATCGAAGAGGACGACCGCAGCCCAGTCCCGTACAAACTCGCATCATTATCGGGAAAATACGCAGGGTGGTTGTTTGCGAGCAGCGTAGTCCGCGCAACCGACGAAGAGGTAACGCAAGCTAAACGTAAACTTGCGGCTGAAACGACTACTACGGACCCGCGGAGTCAGTTCGCAGTAGGCGAGAAGGTGCGTTTGATTAGCGGTGGCGGTAAACATCCGCTGAACGGATACGACAACGGAGGAATTTACGAAGTTGATACGCCATTTTGCGAAACGCACGGTCACGCGCCTGTCATTCAGCTTGTCGGCGGTGATATCCCTTACGGTTACGCAAAACCGGAACAGCTCGCAAAACTCACGATTGAAGTCGGTTCTACCGTCCGCCTTACGATCGAAGAGGGCAAGACTCCGCGCTACAAATGGGGCAAGGTAAGCAACGGAGATATCGGCACAGTACGTGATATTGCAGCCGGTTTAGCTTACGTGGATTTCCCGGCGCAAAAACGCTGGATCGCACTACTAACCGAATTGACTCTCGTTTCTGACGGGGAGAAGGAGCAGCCACAACCGGAGCCCGTACGTTTCAAAGTCGGCGAATATGCGCGTACTCTCGTTGCGAAAGCCTGCATTCCGACGGGCTCTATCGTGATGGTCGTGCGAGATGACGAGGATTGTAATCCGTTTAGGTCCGTAGTAGTTGGCGGAAGTGCGCACCATTACTACACGCAGGACGAACTCGAACGCGTTGACGCAGAGACTGCGAAGTGGGCTGCGATTGGCCGTAAGGTGAACGAGTTTAAGGCGGGCGATGTTGTCGTCGTAGATAGACCGTATGGAGCGCCGTTGAAACGTGGACAGCTTGTGACTGTACGTCGAGACAATGGGGGTGCTGAGTCGGTTAGCGTAACCGAAGTCGGTTGGCTCGTATCAGTATCGGCGCTAGTCACTCCGGTCGAACAACGCTTTGACCGGATGGAACTTGAGGCTACGAAAGCCGCAGCGTAAGGAGGTGTCGCATTCATGGCTGACGTTAAATTAACGCTTAATCTCCGCCAGCCAACCGCAGACCCGGACATAGCCGAACGTGTAGCCGACGCAGCCAAACGTAAGAAAGCCGCAGAAGAAACGCCAGCCGAAGCAGTCGAACGTATTAGCGCAATGTCGTTGACGGAGCGCGAACGTAAGGCAGTCGAGGCGGTAAAAGTAGCGTTGACGAGGGAAACAGGCAAGTTCCCGTCTTTCCGCTCTAGCGGAGGGTCTATAACGAAGGCTGACGTAGTTGCAGCGGGCGAGCGTACCTTGGCGGATACGCATCGGAGGGAAAGGGCGGAAAGGATCGCGGAGACGTTACGGACTAAACCGGATAACTTTCATATACTTACGTGTGATTCCGAGTTGCCAGCGTTCGTTGAGCGGTTACGTGAGGAGTGCCGCCGTCAGATGCGCGAGTGGCCGGACAGGTGGGCGAAACTTGGCGTAAAGTCCATGACCGCGAATGACTTCGAGGGTACCGGCGTCGATACGTACATTGACGTTTCGATCGGTTACTCCGTGTGGCTTCCGTTACTCAACGAAGGTTATTACATTCCGTATGGTCACGTCGACATGCGCGGCGAAGCCGGCTTCGAATTTCTCGACGATATGAGTGCGCACAAATCTACGGACAGTCAACTAACGCGTTCGAAAGTGCTTGCGGCGATTTCTCCGTATTTATCGCAACCTAACCACGGCAAATCGTTTCATATGGGATCGGCGCGTTACGATTTACACGTTGCTATTAAGGACGGCTACGAGATTCACGGCTGTGTATGGGACTCGCTAGATGCGATGCGAATGCTTAACGAACACGAAGAGTCATTCGGCCTCAAGCCGCTAACCGCAAAGTACGGAAGATTCTTCGGAATTAACGGACCTATCTACACGTTCGAGGACATGTTCGGAAACCGTTCGCCGGCTCCATTTAGTATCGAACTTGTCGGAATCTATGCGATAAAAGACGTTCTGTACGGATGGGCTCTTACGGAGTGGCAGTACAAGCAAATGACGCAAGCAGCTTCCGCAGATGGTTCCGGTAAGCTACTCGATTGTTACGCGATGATTGACTCCAAGCTACCGGAAACAGACGTATTCTTAGCGCGGTCCGGGTTCGTCGTTGACCTCGACGGGCTTGCGAAGCTCGAAGCGGAATTTACGCCGTTACTCGAGCAAGCGCGTGAGGACGTAATTACTTCGTATGATATCGGACCTGAGTTTGTACGTAAGATGGACCGTACGTTAAACGCAAGTAAGATTACGGACTGGATCGAAAAGCAACGTCGGCGGATCGCACGTAATAAGGAAGCGACCGAGAAACAGCGTGCAATTATCGCGG carries:
- a CDS encoding DNA polymerase, with the translated sequence MADVKLTLNLRQPTADPDIAERVADAAKRKKAAEETPAEAVERISAMSLTERERKAVEAVKVALTRETGKFPSFRSSGGSITKADVVAAGERTLADTHRRERAERIAETLRTKPDNFHILTCDSELPAFVERLREECRRQMREWPDRWAKLGVKSMTANDFEGTGVDTYIDVSIGYSVWLPLLNEGYYIPYGHVDMRGEAGFEFLDDMSAHKSTDSQLTRSKVLAAISPYLSQPNHGKSFHMGSARYDLHVAIKDGYEIHGCVWDSLDAMRMLNEHEESFGLKPLTAKYGRFFGINGPIYTFEDMFGNRSPAPFSIELVGIYAIKDVLYGWALTEWQYKQMTQAASADGSGKLLDCYAMIDSKLPETDVFLARSGFVVDLDGLAKLEAEFTPLLEQAREDVITSYDIGPEFVRKMDRTLNASKITDWIEKQRRRIARNKEATEKQRAIIAECKAAGKTSLKKYTNAVARLAELEAEELAPADEEHAPLFVTEFSITNGNHLAYLIYDHLGIRDRTGQFKRGKTRSTAADVMEAYYQEEEALKPLATVAAYEKLLNTYVMKIPQALEADGRIHTEFKSGGTATGRYSSSGYSGRPVDILREFETEERI